In the genome of Arachis stenosperma cultivar V10309 chromosome 6, arast.V10309.gnm1.PFL2, whole genome shotgun sequence, the window AATAGTGAACTCCTATCCCCAAATAAATATGGAAACCATTGCTTAGATCCAGGTTACtcgatattttaaataaaagggTTGAGTATTATGTTATTCGAACACACGATCTTTTTACTTTATTCCTTTGGATTCACCGCGTTAGTTCATTGTAAAGTTGGTTATTTAGTGACTACCTGTCAGTTGTCATGTTCTTGTTTGTTACTACTTTGCAAGACCAGGAGATGTTATGCATCTGGCATTTGATTTATTCtttgttttgtggtttttccTTTTGAGATCTAAATGAGGCTGTTGTTGTGTCCCTTGTATGTATTCTTGCTCCTTGTCCTTTTCAACTCAACTTTATTATCGCCATTGCATGGTTGTATTGTTTTTGATGGGTAAATTTCAGTTTGTGTTTGTGTTCCTTCTTGAAGGATCTCTCTGATTCCAGCGTCAATATACCCccataatatttttcattttttctatagATTTTAATTGGCACTGTCaatgttttttgtttttggtatTTTCTTCTATGGGCTAATTTTGGACTTCTGTGTTTAGTCTGTCAGCATCAACGAGTTTCTGAAGCCTGCTGAAGGAGAAAGGTACTACAACCCAGGCGGACGTGGCAGACGTGGCCAAGGTTCTAGAGGTTATGGTGGAAATGCTGGCAGCAACGCCCAGGCCCCGTCGATTGCAGATCCTGGGCACTTCCCAACCTTGGGTGGCAAGTGAGGTTTCCATTCCAAGAACCCTTCCAAACATTTCCCTGTCTGTCCTCTCTTCTTTACAATTTTGGGGTTCTATGATTTTAAGTTTAAACAGGAAAAACATTGGATTTCTTCCTGAATTAGAAGAACAAGGGTTATTCAACTTTTATTATGACTCTTTACAATGTAAATTTAGGTTGTTCCCTTAATCGCATGTAGCCGTTTCCTCTGTCATGTCTTTTGTTTTTACTGTGGTTGACATTTGGGGGGTTATTATGGTGGCGGATAAAATCAAATGTTGTTGAGTTTCCTTATTTATAGATTGAATTCTCAGTTTTGCTTCAAATATGCCCGTTTGGCATCGCATTAAAATGCaactttgtatttttatttttctaaataactaaaatattagaaaaaatagaAACGTGAGCCTAATATTAATGCTGCACTCACGAAGTAGTTTGGTTTTGTGCTTCTTCTACAGTAGTTTTGCAGTGTGTATTAAGATCTGAAAATCAAAAGCTTTTACTTGATATCTTTCTAATGGAATTTCGTCATTAGGAATTAAAATGAATAATTGTGTGCGCTGTGCAGGTTGTTTCTACGTTAATTAGGTTGATTTCTTCATAATTTAATGTATCATAGTTTATACAGATCAATTGCTTAAATCAAATCAGACAGTTTTATGCTCACAAAAATTATAAAGTATATTGCAATCTTGTATCAAGTCGTTTGTTCTGAGTTGCTTTTATAATATCAGCAAGTTGTCTATTACCCTAAcgcatttaaaaaaaaacaaagaaataccATATCCTTTTTCTCCACGTATCATATTTGCGATGATTGTAATCCagtctattttattttctctctattGCATCTTGTAAAATAGCAACTCAACCTTTATATAAAGAGGCTTTAACTACGTTGAATCATCATACGTTCATTAATAAAACGTTTAGAAATAGAACTTCATTTAAGTTGGTTGTGCCATGGGGCATGAAGTTCAATATCTGCCTTGTATGAACAGAATCGTTTTTGCTATAAGCCAATATCGTCAATATTGAATTGATTAATCAAATCCAAAACAAGTTAGAATATAAATGCTTAATAGAGAGCATTTGCTTTTTCAAATCGACATGATGAGCTACGAAACTAATGCCTTTGCAGTTGGCGTTCAACTTTTCGTACTTTTCTAATACTTTTAACaaggaatgaagaagaaaactTTTTGGAGCGTTTAATAATTCAATACActgaatatatataaaaaaaatgatcattttcaataaaaaagatcttttcttgCTTCATTAATGTGTGTTAAGATACCAACTTAGAACCTTTTCTTTTATACAAGTCAGGGAGTGACAGCTACTAGATACACATTTATTATACGGAACATATTATGCAAAATTTAGAGTTTTAAGacaaaaaatgaaagaaaactTGGTGTTACCTTAGTGAAGTATGAGCTGGAAGATATAGATTTACCATTAACGAGTGCTAATATAATAAGCCCAAACACACCATTTAAGTATATGTAAAGAATGGGATCATCTAGGCCAATTCCCAAACCACAGAACAAATTATATGACATTGATCCACTACTTACTGAAATGACAAATCTTACAAGCGAAACGGCAACTAGCAGACCAAGGGAAAAAGGATCCGAACATTATCTGACTAGGAAGAGCAACACCCACTTTTCTGTCCAACTGGCTGTCCTTTGATCTGCACCGTGGGAGGCCTTGCATTGTTTGCGGCAGGTTGGCTCGCCATTCTATATTGATGTCGCAAACATAGCATAAGATAACATGCTTGGAAGAAATCAATGCAGAAAAATGGAAGGGAAATGTTCATAGGTAGAGAGAACAGCATAAATTTCAGATGTGTAACTAAAGCTCTCGAAAGACCGTTGATAAATTATCAATCATAATTCATACTCCTCTTTTGGGTCCATCTATAGATATTCTATCTAGTGTCTATCACTTTGTTTCCAATGCCAACAAGTCCATAACAGTCATTATATTTCCACCTAGAATTTTTAACAACCTCTAATTGGCAGTTCCATAGTGACATCAAACTTGATTTTCTTTAATCTCTATCATCTATCATTAAAAAAGAATCAGGAACAAAGTACCTATTCTTGATGGCAGCAGACATGGCCATGAATGCTTGTTCAACATTTGTGGAGTCTTTTGCACTAGTTTCCATAAAAGGAATGCCTATTTCGTCAGCAAATGCCTGCAATAGGAGAACAAGGAAAAGAATGGGTTACAAATGCTGAAGCAGAAACAAGACCAATATTAATCACCCCACTGGCAGAAACAttgaacatagagttgaagactTGAAGTTATATCCTTCATGagaaaataattgaaaattgaGTAATGTGTATTAAAGCTGTACTTTGGCTGTTTCATATGAGACAACTCTATTTGCTGTCAGATCACTCTTGTTTCCAACTAAGAGTTTGTTGACGTTGTCACTAGCATAGCGATCAATTTCACTGAGCCACTGCTTCACATTATTGAAGCTCTCTTCATCTGTCACATCATAAACAATCTGCCAGCAAAGAAAAATCAGTCAGTAGCTGAAGCGATCTCCATAAATAGGGaattttcaatatttaaaattagagTAAAGTGACAATTAGATCCTTGAAGATTTCAACCTAGGAGTAATTAGTCCTTGAAGAAAAAAAGTACCAATTAGATCATCCACGATAGTAAACAGTGGACATGTATATCCTGCCGTCAATGGATAGTGTGAAACGAAACGGAGTTGCCTATGTATTTTGTTATCTACAATGGTACATGTCCTATTGCTGTCACGTGAACATAGAAACGATGTAGTTTTGGACAATGAA includes:
- the LOC130936264 gene encoding ras-related protein RABD2a, coding for MNPEYDYLFKLLLIGDSGVGKSCLLLRFADDSYIESYISTIGVDFKIRTVEQDGKTIKLQIWDTAGQERFRTITSSYYRGAHGIIIVYDVTDEESFNNVKQWLSEIDRYASDNVNKLLVGNKSDLTANRVVSYETAKAFADEIGIPFMETSAKDSTNVEQAFMAMSAAIKNRMASQPAANNARPPTVQIKGQPVGQKSGCCSS